The DNA window CATATTGAGAGTCCATCAACACCGATCGGTGAGCCAAGTTTTCCGGGATCAGCATCTCGATTTCCCTGTCTAAGGTTTATGGAGGCACGCATGTCATCTGTTTTGACGGGTGAATCCTTGGAAAGATGATTCCGATACTTTACCTCAGCCATTGCGGTTCAAGCATCGGGGGCGGTGAGAAGCAACTCGCGTATCTCGCTGAGAATATCGATCGAACGCGCTATCGTCCGCTCGTTGTTTGTCCTGATGACGGTGTTTTTGTGGAACACTTGAGGCGTGCCAATGTGCCCACAGTGATTCTTGATCTACCTCCGTGGCGTAAGGTGAAATCGTTAATAGCGAGATACGGAGCCGCAAAAAAATTGGTGCGTCTTGCCGAGACACACGGCGCACACTTAGTCCATACCTCGGATTCGTGGTTTAATCCGTATCTATGGTCGGTTAGAAAACAGTTGAAAATCCCTGTCGTTTCGCACGTCCGGAATCTCCTTACGTCTACACAGGTCCGAAAATACAGATTCGACCGGATGGACAGTATCATCGCTATCTCCGAGCAGAGTAGTGTCCCGCTGATTCAAGCAGGGATTGATGCCAAAAAGATTGATGTCGTCCATAATTGTGTCAATTTATCGGCTTTTCAACCGGCTTCTGAACCCATTCACTCGGCGAAATATGTCGTTGGTATTGTCGGTAGGATTGAACCCTTCAAACGTCAGAAAACGTTTGTTGAGATCGCCGCTCGGGTTGTTGCACACTGCAAGGAGATTAGATTTCACGTCGTCGGCGCCGCACTGGATACCGCAGAACACCGCACCTACGAGCATGAAGTCCGCCAGTTGGTAGCCAAATATGGGATACAGGCGTTCGTTCACTTCACAGGGCACCGCACCGATATGCCCAAGGCGATGCAGGAACTCGATCTACTCGTCACCCTTTCAGCGGGAAGTGTCATCGCGGAGGCGATGGCGGTAGGCAAACCTGTCATTGGCACCCCAGTTGGCAGCACGACTGAAATGATTGTTCATGGTGAAACGGGATACATTGTGCCATTAGATCCCATAGAGGAAATTGCGGACAAGATTATCGAGCTGGCTAAAGATTCAGATCGAAGCGGACGTATGGGACAGCGGGCAAGAAAATACGCTGAAGAAGCGTTCAGTGTTGAAAGGCATGTCCAAATGGTGGAGGACATTTATAAGAAATTGTTAATTACTGATTTTACGGGCAAATGATAGGTAGCAGCAGCCCGTAATGAAATGGAGGGGTTTTTGCTTGGGCGTTTCCCCTAGATCTACACAGAGGATCGTCGTTGGTTCAATTCACCTGACTGAACCGCAAGGTATAATTAAAAAACGTTTTGATGTATAATAACAGCATTACTTCCTTAGGAGGAACGGAAAAATGCTCACACATGAACAGCGTGATTTTTACGACGAGAAGGGTTACCTGGGTGTTGAAGCAGTGTTAACAGCAGAAGAGGTCGCGGATCTCCAACGCGTCACCGATGAATTCGTCGAAAAATCGAGAGAGGTTACCGAACATACCGACATCTTCGACCTGGAACCCGGACATACACAGGCGAACCCGCGTGTGCGGCGTATCAAAAATCCGGGGGTACACCACGTCGTTTACGATTACGCCTTACGGCACCCCAAGATTTTGGATATCGTAGAGCAACTCATCGGACCGGGGGTGCGGTATAATGGACATAAATTGAACATGAAGTATCCGGAGTTTGGAAGTCCGGTTGAATGGCATCAGGATTGGGCGTTCTACCCACACACCAACGACGATCTGCTCGCAGTCGGGGTCGTGATTGACGATATGACTGTAGAGAACGGCGCATTGATGATACTTCCCGGCTCCCACAAGGGACCGACGTTAGACCATCACCAGGACGGTGCCTTTATTGGTGCGGTTACTGACCCCGATTTCACACCGGAAGGTGCTGAACCTGTTGAGTTGAAGGCGGGTGGCATCACGATCCATCACGTTCGGGCACTGCACGGCTCTGCCCCGAATACTTCAGACAAACCGCGTCGCTTGATGCTTGCCCAATACTGTGCTGTAGATGCGTGGCCCCTGAAGGGCATTCCGGATTGGGAGACTTTCAATGACACGATTATCCGTGGCGAGCCGACGAATCAGCCACGTATGGTCGCTGCACCTGTGCGTATGCCGGAACCCTACGCAGAATTGAAAGGCTCCATCTACGAGGTGCAGTCCCTGCTTGATGATCCGCTTTATGCTAACAAGGGACAGTAGTTGAGACATCGGATAATTTCTGGACAAAATAGAAAATGCGAGGTTTTTACACCTCGCATTGGAATATAATAGGACTTACGCACTTCCTCGGTAGGTGCGGTTTCCCAACCGCACAGATTGCATTATTATTGATCGAATTCTCTGGTTTCGCGTAAGTCCTGTATAATTTACTTTTTGCTGACGAGGTAAAGGGTGTGTCAACTAAAGTTTAGTTAGCAACTTGCGCGCTGAAACCTACATCTGTAACCGCTTTCACGAGCGCGTCTTTCTCAACCTTGTCCTTCTCAATTTTCACCACAGCTTTATTTTCTTCCATAGAAACACTGACGACCTCAGTCACACCGGTAAGTTTTGTGAGTGCATCCTGCACTTTGCTGGTACACGCGCCTCATGTCATACCGGTCACAGCCAGCGTTACTTCTTCAATGGCTGGTGCTGCTGTTTGGGTTGGTGCCTCTTCTGCTTCTTTCTTTGCTGTGTCTGCACACGCAACCACAAATAACAGTGCTGCGAAACAGACAAATAGCATACTCACATTTAACTGACGCATACGTTTAATCCCCTTATGTGTAGGGACGATCTCTCGATCGCGCCTCTTCAACTTCAATGCTGATGGTTGAAACTTTATCCAATTAAGGCTGCAAGAGAAATAGGGTTTGCAACCTGCTTATATAGAGAAAGGGTGGGGAACCCCACCCTCCTCCGATTTAGCCTTATTGAGCGACTTCGGCACTGAAGCCGGCGCCTTGAACTGCAGAAGTGAGATCGGCAGCCTGCACTTTACCTTTCTCAACCTTCACAACAGCCGTGTTATCCGTTGAAGAAACGCTTACGACTTCAGAAACACCGGTGACTTTACTGAGTGCATCCTGCACCTTACTGGTACACGCGCCTCACGTCATCCCTGTAACGTTCAGTGTAACTTCTTCAACGGCGGCTTCCATCATGTCGCCATCCGTCTTCATGTCGTCGGATTCCATTTCAGTGCTTTCCATAGCAGCTGTAGTGGTTTCAGGCATCTCTGCTTCCTTGCTAATCAGACCACAGCCTACCATGAATACGAAAGCAATAAGACAAATAAGCGATAATCTTACGATATGCATGGTTAACCTCCTTGAATTACTTAAGTGTTATTCTAACACATATTAATTTTTTAGACAAGATTTTTTTCAAATTAATACAAATCTGTCCAAATTGCACACCAAATGCCCCAATATTTATCGTCGACGATAACCCATTTTTTGGGTTTTTCCTTTCGCCATTGGGTTACCTCCGGTGGACGTCTAAAAACGTAAAGACCTTCTGAATCCGTTGTAATTGCTTCTGAAACGCAGCAGCCCGCTCAAAGTGGAGAGTCTCCGATGCGCTATCCCGTTTTGCAACCAGACGTGTTTGCACTTTTTCATACTCCCCATCCAGCAAATCAACGATGTCTGTAATCATTTCTCCGTAGCGTTCGCGCGTAATGAGTGCCGCACAAGGGGCGTCGCACCGTTTCAGATCGTACTGAAAACAGGCACGAAATCCCAGTATCGGTGTAATTTCACCTTCGCATGTCCGAACCGGAAAGATCCGCTGTAAAACGTCAATCGCTTCATCTGTCCATCGCCGACTCGACAACGGACCGAAATATCGCGCACCATCCGGTTGGGTCTCGGACACTCTTTCAAGGCGCGGAAATGCCTCGCCGACATCTATCCGAATATACCAAGAGGCACGTCCGAATTTCATAGCCGTATTATAGGAGGGTTGATATTCTTGGATGAGTCGCGATTCTAAGAAGAGTGCTTCCTGCTCCGAACGACAAATCTGATATCGAACGTCTGTCGTCCATCGGATAAGCCGTTTAATTTTGTTTGGACGTTTTTTGACCTTATGGAGATAGGAACGGACACGCTTCCGTAGACATTTCGCCTTGCCGATATAGAGGATTTTCCCGGAAGCCCCGCGAAAAAAATAAACGCCGGGGTCCAAAGGGGCATCGGCTACCATTTCTTGCGTTAGCATCATTCAATTCACAGTGTAATACTTGCTGTTACACTCTACCATATTTTCCAAAATTATTCAAGCGGCAGGTGTATGTAGATCCTTGACACATTTTTCCCTTTCTGTTAAACTCGTGTATCAGGGGAAAAAAAATGAAACAAATATATTGGCTTGTTATCATTGGGATCTTGTGTGTAGGAGTAAATCCGCTTTCAGCAGAGTTGTTGGACGATGCAGTCGGTATCTGGCTTTTTGACGAAGGCAAAGGTGGTGTCGCAGCGGATACATCAGGCAACGGGAACGACGGCGCAATTACCGGTGCGAAGTGGGCAGAGGGTAAATTTGGTGACGCGTTAGAATTTGAACCACCGCAGGTTGTAACCGTTGAAGCCTCTGATAGTCTCAATTTCAAGAACCAGATGACGATCGCAACGTGGGTCTATATGAATAAAGGGGTCTCGGATACCGCTATCCGGAGGAACGGTTCCTATCTATTGGAAGTTCAGTCCGGAGGTGAAAGGGTACCAGGTGGTTATGTCTTCGGCATTTGGTCGGGCGGTGGGTTTACTGGGGGTGTTTGGGGAAAAACCGTCGTTGAACCCGAAAAATGGTATCACATTGTTGGGCTCTACGACGGCAGTGAAATGAAGCTTTATGTAAATGGCACGCTTGAATCTGCCGTTAAACAGGGCGGTGATGTAGACCAGGCAGGTGAACTGTTGTTCGGCACCTTTGGCGGTGAAAAGTTTATCGGCAGATTGGACGAGGTCGTCTTCTTTAACCGCGGTATCACGGAAGCTGAGATTACCGAGTTGATGAAGGGTGTGGAAGCCGTCCTGCCTGTCTCTCCAAACGGTCTGTTGACAACCACTTGGGGACGGCTCAAGGATCGCTGAAATCGTTGACAGACGTGCCTGCAAGTGTTATCGTATATGAAATGGCAAATTATAGGCGGGCATCTCGAACACATCCGTCCCTTACAACTGGAGAAAAATATTGCAATGACACGATGGCAACCAAACGCTGACCAAAAAACGCAATATGAGAACGAAGGCTACTTTATCCTTCGTAATGTTATCTCGGAAGACTTGGCAGCACAACTCCGCGGTGTCATTCGTAACGTTCTTATGCTACCCAACGCCGGCGAGTTCGCCGATTACGATCCGATGGATCCGATGGAGGACTCACCGCAAGGACGTATCGCACGCTTTCGGAAACTCGCTAACTTCTGTATCGAATCTCCGCTGATATGGCACAACATCCACGCCGGTTCGGCAGTGCTCAACATCGCACGCTATTTTCTCGGTGACGATATCATCATGAAGTATAATAGTTGCTTCCTCAAACCCGCGCGGACCGGTGCCGCAACGCCGTGGCACCAAGACAACGGACTCTGGCGCGACGGTGAAACGAAGCCTTTCAACTTCTGGATACCCCTTGAGCCCGCAACTCGGGAAAATGGATGCATGCAGTTTATCCCCGGTAGCCACAAAACCGAGATCGTCGAACACGTCTTGTATCCCGATAGCATACACGGTGAACTCCCACGCGAAACCGTTCAGGAGATGATCGAAAAGCGCGGTATACATCATATTGAATTGGATACCGGAGATGCCGTCATTTGGCACAGTAGTATGTGGCACTATAGTCCGCCGAACAAGAGCGAAAAGAGCCGTATTGCTGTCGCAGGGGTCTATACAAATCCAGAAATCGCCAAGGCGCGCAAACGCTCTTGGCATAATTACCGATGGGTGATGAAGAACGGTGGAGTCTGCACCCAATTCCCGCCGGAAATTGTCCCGGCGGAAAATGAACCCTTTGAACAACCGAAACCGTTCCCACCTGCTAAGGACGACTAACATAATGGCATCAAAGAAACCGAATATTGTCGGCTACCTATCCGATTTAGTGCCTTTCTCAGTGCTGTGTGCTGTCATTATTTTTTTATCCTTTGCTTGTGGCGATGCAGAACGAACGACCCACATTACAACAGCACCGGAAGATGCCGCTGAAAAACTCCCTATGGGTGAAGGATTAGATCTCGGAGCACTTGCCCCCGAATTCTCACTGCCAGATGGTGATGGCGAATTCCATAGTCTTTCGGAATATCGCGGACAGAAACTGGTTATTCTTTTCTACCGCACGGGGACATGAGGCGATTGTCGAACGCAACTCGGTGAGTTGCAGAAGGGTTATGAAGACATTCAAGCCGAAGGGGCCGAGCTCATCGCTATCAGTGCCGATCCGATAACGACTGTTAATTCAACGCAGCAGACGCTTCAAATCACCTATCTATTGCTTTCGGATGAAAAAACGAAGACAATAGAGGCTTATAATGTCGTTGACCCGACTGAAATCGAGGTAGCACGTCCAGCGGTCTATATTGTTAATCAAGATGGGAACATCGCGTGGAAATATCTTGATGCGAAGAGTGGTAAACGCATCGGGACTGAACCCATACTTGCACAACTAAAGAAATTTTAGGAGGCGTTTTTTGAAATGATTGATGTTTGCTATTTTGCTGATGAAGTCTCTAAAACCGATTTTGAGGAAGCCATTAAACTCGGTGTCGAAGCCGGTGCAAATACCGTCGAAATCCGAGGCGGTGTTTGGGGAAAACACGTGACCGAGATTGACGAGGACGATGTCAAACGTGTTCAGGATGTACTCAGCAATTATAATGTCCGTGTTGCGAGTGTCGGGTCGCCCTTCGGTAAATGCTCGATTGACGATCCACAGGAGTACGAACAGCATCGACAACACTTTGATCGGATGGTGACGTTGGCACACGCATTTGATACCCAAGTCATTCGAGGATTTACATTTTGGAATCCCAATCGTGGGACCAAAGGCGCGCCGCGCCCGGATATTAACGACTATATGGAACGTATCGTCGAGAAACTTTCGCGCGTTGTTCCGGTTGCAGAGAGCGCGGACGTTACGCTCTGTTTTGAGAACGAAAGTGCGTGTCTCGCCGGAACTTGCGAAGAGACGCGTGCCGTCATCAATGCCCTCGGAAATAGTCCCGCCCTCACCTCGTGCTGGGATGTCAACAACGGACTGCACTGCGGAGAGAATCCCTTGCCGGATGGGTACGCCCATATTAAAGGATTGGTGCGGCATCTCCATGTGAAACCGAACAGTGAGAAAAACCTTGATCCGATTGGCGACACAGGATTGCGCTATGAACAGGTGTTGGAGACGCTCATCGCTGACGGATTCACTGGTGCAGCAAGCATTGAACATTGGGGACAACCGGAAGATATGTTGAAGGGCGTGCGGCAACTGCGTGCCTTGGTTGATACTATGTAACTGTTTATCGCAAAGGGGAACACGATGCAATTGAAGCCGGATACGCCGCAGTTAACTTGGCAGGGAGCTGTCTCTCTACAAAAAACCGAAAATTGGGTGATGCCGTGGCGCACGCCGCACCCGATGCATGTCCTATTTCCAGAGCCGTTATTGGAACGCTCGGCAATGCCTGCAGGCGTTCGTGTCAGTTTTCGGAGCAATACGACGCGGGTTTCAGGCAATATCGTGCCACAGAATGAAAGCGGGATACTCGATCTCTGCTGTGATGGTGAAGTCGTCGCCTCGCTTGACTTGACCGAAAAAGATAACTTCGCTTTTGAGGGGTTGTCCGGTGAGGAAAAATTGATTGAATTGTGGCTGCCGCAATTCGGACAGTTTCAACTCCGCAACTTGGGGATAGATGATGGGGCAACGCTGCGTCCCTTTGCCGATGCTCGACCCCGATGGGTGACGTATGGGAGTTCTATCACGCAATGCCGGACAGCGGCATCGGCGACTCAGACATGGCCCGCGATTGTCGCACGTCAGCATGGACTAAATTTAACCTGTCTCGGTTACGGTGGACAGTGTCATCTTGATGCCATGGTGGCACGGATGATCCGAGATATGCCTGCCGATTATATCTCAATGTGTCTCGGTATTAACATCCAAGGCGCATCCAGTTTGGGACCGCGGACGTTTCGTCCCGCAATTATCGGGGCAGTCCAGATTGTCCGTGAAAAACATCCAGATATCCCACTCGTGCTGATGTCCCCTATCTATTCCCCGCCGAGGGAGGAGACGCCAAACACCGTAGGGTTTCATCTCAAGGGGATGCGTGAAGAAGTGCAAGCCGCTGCTGAGGCTCTGCAATCACAGGGCGATCGGAATATCTATTACGTTGATGGATTGCGTGTGTTTGGAGCAGATTACGAACATCTGCTCCCTGATGCCCTACATCCAGATGCCGAGGGCTACCGAGTTATGGGCAAGAATTTCAGAACTGAAGTTGCCGAGAAATTTTTCGTATAAATAAAGAAGGGCGGGAAATTGTTCCCGCCACATTCTCAAGGTGTTCATCGACAACGCAATTCACAGACTTTTGCGCTATTCCTATCTTTATTGTTAAAAAGGGATTGCCATCTATCGGGCTTTCAGATTCGCCCAAGTCGTCGCTAACTTACCTTTTGCAGAGACAGCCAACGCAGTCTCCCAGCCTTCCTCCGCAAGGAGTTGAATGTCCTCCTCTTCTAACGCCACGCCTTTTTTGGTAATAAAAACCTCATCCAATCCACCAATGAGATTTTCGCTGCCCCAGCCGCCGAACTTCAGAATAGCCGGATTATCCATGTTCGCCCCAACGTTCCGTTCTGTCTCCTTTTTGCCGTTCACATACAAAGAGATAACCCCTTTTTTGCGAACAGCCACGGTGTGATGCCAACCGTTTCCGACAATGTCGGTTTTACCATCGTCGATGTGGTTTCCGCCACCTTCAAAGATGAAGAAACCGGTATCTCTATCGATACTTGAACTCATCGCCCAGAATCCGGCACCACCGTTCCGCTTGATGACGACGTATGCATCTTTATTTTCCGAGTTCATCCAACATCCGACAGTAAAATCGTCATCTTCAAAGTTGAAGAGGTCGTTATGCTCAATAACGACATATTTCGGGCTACCATCAAATTCCAATGCTTTACCGAACTTCCCATTTATCCATTTAGGTCCGTCAAATTCCCCATCGTTTCCGTTCTCGGTGAAATCTTTAGTAACGGCTCCTTTACCTTCATCAAAGAGCCAGATACCCGCAAAGTCGTTGATGTTAATTTCGGCATAACCAAATGAGATAGCGATGAGACTGACACAGATGCTCCACAATATTGTGAATCCACAAAATTTCATGTTATCCTCCTATCTCCACAGCATTTCCTGTTGCTGCGGAAGCGTAAATTGCGTCAGTAATTTGCTGAACAACAAGGGCTTTTTCCAAACTCGTTGAGGGCTGCCGGTTCTCTCGGATAGCAGCAGCGAAATCAGACAAGGGTGTACTGTGTTCTGTTTCAGGTGTTTCATCTGTTTCTACGAGGGATGTAGACACCACACCCCCTTCTGTTGTCGTTCGATTGTGGATGACACTATCCGGTTTTTCATCCTGCATATTCAGTTTAAGGGAGCCTTCTGTGCCGATAATTTCCCAATCTGCGTGCGAATGCATCGTCATAAATTCACCACGCTCCACGCTCAGCACGATGTCGTCTTCACAACGGATAATTGCGGTATAGTGCGTTTCAGCATCGGAACCGGGAGCGATATGCGATGTGAACACCTGCGGCACCGTCCATGTTTGCGCAAATACAGTTTGGGGTTTGAGCTGCCACCCTGTAAGACCGAGTAGGTAATCGAGATCGTAGCATCCCCAGTTAACAAGGATACCGCCACCGTTGAGTGCCTTAATCAACCGCCAGGCAGGACGGGGTGTGTCAGGCTTTTTTCCTGCTCCGATAATAGCGCGACAGTAGACGGTCCGAAGTTCTCCCAGGCCGCCGCTTGTGATAAGTTGCGTCGCAAGCCGAGCGGATGCAGTGAAACGCTTTCGTGAGGAACAGCACCCTGAGATTAAGTCACCCCGTGCAGCGATGAGTTGTTCAACCTCAGCGGCGTTCATCGCGATCGGTTTCTCAATCAGGACGTGCTTCCCTCTTTCATAAGCGCGCAGGGCTACGGCGGTCCGATATTGCGTCGGAAATGCAAGAACAACCGCTTCAATTTCATCGTCGTCGAGCAAGTCAACGTCATTGCTATACATTTTGGGTGGGTTAAAACGTTCAACTGCATGTGTTCTGTTGGTTTCGATGAGGTCCGCTGCAGCAACTAACTCGATATGGGGTGCCTCTGATGCGATACTGAGGTGTCTGCTTCCGATCACACCGCACCCAATTACACCTACTTTTACGGGTTTCATAATTTTGGTGGCAAATTTTCGGCTTGCAAACTACGCCGAAAGGTTCCTTTCTGAAGGTAAAGTCTAAACGACAGGAGCGACTCCTGATCGCTGTTCACGGTTGGAATTAAGCTCGAACTTATTCGTTTATTATGGCATAGAAGCGAATTGATGTCAAGGCCTTCATTCTACCAGAGCCATTCAATTCTCCTGTAGAAGCGAACTCCGATTCCTGAACGCTCTTCTGTAGGAGCGAGCTGTGCTCGCGATGTTCTCCAAAAATCAACCCAAATTCCGAAAACTGAATGACTCTGAATCCCCGATACTTTTCAATTGACATGAATTACTGTGTCGTGATATTATAATAGACATAGAATAAAGCGTGTAGGCTTTAGTTCACGGCTCTTGAATAGTATAATACCATTTCTGATTGAAAATGCTTCAATAAACGAACTCTTTGTAGCATAGGCTGTTAGCCTGTGCAGTCTGGTGGGGTCTTTGAAGCGATCTGTCAATGCAATATAATCTTTTAGAAATGGTATAAGGTATTACCTAAAACGAAGGGCGTTGTTTACAAGCCCATCTTGAGAAGTAAGGAGGTTGGCGTTCACTCCACACCGAAAGGGCGTGGGTTCCGACGCTATGAAATCTGATGAAATCGAGAAAGCAAATATTTTCTATGTTGGTAGTCCTGCTCTTGCTTTGCACCCTGCAGTTCGCATTTGCGCAACGATCATGGGTGAAAGTAAGCGAATCCGAGTGGCAGGCGGGATTTTCGGATGTCTTTTTTGTAGACGCACAGCATGGCTGGATCGTTGGTAGCAATTCAACAATTCTCCATACTACCGATGGGGGTATGACGTGGAACAGACAACCCAGTCAACCCCTGCCATTTGACATCATGCTGAAGAAAGTCCGATTTATCGACCCACAAACCGGTTGGGTTGTTGGAGACAATGGCACAGTCTTGAAAACCACGGATGGTGGCACAACGTGGATGAAAAAGAATACAGGCACCCGCACCGCGCTCTTGGCGGTCTCCTTCGCTGATGCCAAACATGGATGGGCAAGTGGAGATGGGGGACTCATCATTAGTACGAAAAATGGGGGCACAACGTGGGCGAAGCAGGAAATCGGCACGAATAATACCATCGAGGGTATCGACTTTGTAAGCACGACAGTCGGTTGGGCAGCCGGCGGCGGTGGTACTCTTCTCCACACCAAAGATGGGGGGCAGACTTGGGAATTCCAGACCAGTGCCACAGTCAACACGCTCGATGCTATTTCCATGTTGAGTGACAAAGCAGGTTGGGCAGTCGGTGCCGGAGGTGCTGTCGTCGCAACAGTTGACGGTGCCGAGTGGGTCGTGCAAGAGAGTAAAGTCCCGCATTCTAACGGGATGCCTGAACCCGTTTGGGATGTCCATTTCGCTGATAAAAACGTCGGTATTGCTGCCGCCGAATTCGGCGTAATTCTTCGGACAACGGATGGTGGTATCACCTGGGAACCGCTTGAGCCGCGACCCGTTGCTGCTCGCCTTGAAGGTATCCACATGCTGAGTCCAACCGAAGCATGGATAGTGGGCAAAGATGCGACGATCCTGCATACAACCGATGGTGGAGACACTTGGGATGTCGTTTCCAGCACGAGCGAACTGCGTGCAGCCTATTTCCACGACGATAAACTCGGTTGGGCGGTCGGCTTGTCGGGGAGCGTTTTGCACACCAACGATGGTGGCGAAACATGGAAACCTCAAAGTAGTGGGGATGTCTTTGAACTCTTCGGAGTCGGATTTGTGGATGAGAACAAGGGGTATATCGTCGGTAGCAACGCCGCTTTAGTTGAAACACTTGATGGCGGGAAAACGTGGCATGGCGTTAGTGATCCAGGCGATGAAGGCCACGGCACTGCTCAGCGTATCCAGTTTGAAGGCATAATGAGTTGGCGGAGTGCTATGGGATCTTACGGGCTGAGTTTTGGTGCCTCAACACACGCGTGGGCAGTCGGGGAAACCGGAAGGGTTATGCACACTCCCGATGCCGGGCAAACATGGATCGGTCAAGATATGGACCCCATGATGACAGGCGCAGGCTTTAACAACCTCTATGGCGTCCACTTCATAAATGAAAGTATCGGTTGGATCGTCGGGGATGCCGGAACCATCGCAAAGACGATGGATGGTGGACTCACTTGGGCATCTATCTTGCAAGGACCGAAATTGAACGATGTCTATGCCGTCAACGAACAAACCGCTTGGATCGCCGGCGAACAAGGGGCAATCATGGCAACCACGGACGGTGGCGCAACATGGGTCGATCAGACAGTCCCAACGGATGCTAACTTGAATGCGATTCTATTCCGGGATGCCAATGAGGGATGGGCAGCCGGGGACGGTGGAACAATTCTTCACACAACTGACGGCGGTGTCACTTGGTTGATGCAGGAATCACCGACGGCAAGCCATCTGTGGGATCTCGTCCAAACACCAAGTGGTCAGGTCTGGGCAGTTGGCGATTCGACAACGATTGTCCGTTATTAAAGGCTGTTTGTGTAACATGTGGGTGGGTTCCCGTTGCCCACCCACTTTTATTAATCGTAGGGGCTGGGTTACCCAGCCCTACAGAGATGTGTTTTCGTAAATGTTCGTTGGAGGATGCAACCGCGATGAATACATTACGGTTCTGCCACTTCGTGTGTGTTGGAACCTTTCTCTTCCTTCTAATAAATCTCTCCGTTGTAGCGCAAGAACCACAGGTTTTGACATTAGAAAAAAGTATTGAGCTTGCCAAACAGAGCAATCTGACCCTTCAGACTGCTGAGCAAAATCTTAAGGCTGCCGAAGCAGAAGTTCGCGCCGCACGCGCAGGACTCTTGCCAAGAATCACAGTTAGTGGGAATTACACCTATTTTAAAGATATACAAAAATCCGTAATTCAAGCCGAGGGTGGGTTTGGATTCCCGATGCCGGGTAGGGAAATGGACGGTCCAGAACCTCCCAGTGCCGACAGCGAATCCGACTTGATTGAGTTGGAGTTCGGTGCCCATCACAACGCTCAAGGCACTGTCAGTTTGACGCAACCCATCTTCGCATGGGGACGCTATTATTACGGGTATCAAGCCGCAAAGCTCAACTATCAGGCAGTCCAACGCGACGTTGATGCCGCTTCTAATCAACTCCGCTTAGATGTCTCTGAGGCATTCTATGGCGCATTGGTCGCCCAGGAGTTTGTAAGGGTCGCCCAACAAAGTGTTTCTCTGGTTGAA is part of the Candidatus Poribacteria bacterium genome and encodes:
- a CDS encoding sugar phosphate isomerase/epimerase codes for the protein MIDVCYFADEVSKTDFEEAIKLGVEAGANTVEIRGGVWGKHVTEIDEDDVKRVQDVLSNYNVRVASVGSPFGKCSIDDPQEYEQHRQHFDRMVTLAHAFDTQVIRGFTFWNPNRGTKGAPRPDINDYMERIVEKLSRVVPVAESADVTLCFENESACLAGTCEETRAVINALGNSPALTSCWDVNNGLHCGENPLPDGYAHIKGLVRHLHVKPNSEKNLDPIGDTGLRYEQVLETLIADGFTGAASIEHWGQPEDMLKGVRQLRALVDTM
- a CDS encoding glycosyltransferase family 4 protein, with translation MIPILYLSHCGSSIGGGEKQLAYLAENIDRTRYRPLVVCPDDGVFVEHLRRANVPTVILDLPPWRKVKSLIARYGAAKKLVRLAETHGAHLVHTSDSWFNPYLWSVRKQLKIPVVSHVRNLLTSTQVRKYRFDRMDSIIAISEQSSVPLIQAGIDAKKIDVVHNCVNLSAFQPASEPIHSAKYVVGIVGRIEPFKRQKTFVEIAARVVAHCKEIRFHVVGAALDTAEHRTYEHEVRQLVAKYGIQAFVHFTGHRTDMPKAMQELDLLVTLSAGSVIAEAMAVGKPVIGTPVGSTTEMIVHGETGYIVPLDPIEEIADKIIELAKDSDRSGRMGQRARKYAEEAFSVERHVQMVEDIYKKLLITDFTGK
- a CDS encoding phytanoyl-CoA dioxygenase family protein, coding for MLTHEQRDFYDEKGYLGVEAVLTAEEVADLQRVTDEFVEKSREVTEHTDIFDLEPGHTQANPRVRRIKNPGVHHVVYDYALRHPKILDIVEQLIGPGVRYNGHKLNMKYPEFGSPVEWHQDWAFYPHTNDDLLAVGVVIDDMTVENGALMILPGSHKGPTLDHHQDGAFIGAVTDPDFTPEGAEPVELKAGGITIHHVRALHGSAPNTSDKPRRLMLAQYCAVDAWPLKGIPDWETFNDTIIRGEPTNQPRMVAAPVRMPEPYAELKGSIYEVQSLLDDPLYANKGQ
- a CDS encoding peroxiredoxin family protein, with translation MQKGYEDIQAEGAELIAISADPITTVNSTQQTLQITYLLLSDEKTKTIEAYNVVDPTEIEVARPAVYIVNQDGNIAWKYLDAKSGKRIGTEPILAQLKKF
- a CDS encoding phytanoyl-CoA dioxygenase family protein, with amino-acid sequence MKWQIIGGHLEHIRPLQLEKNIAMTRWQPNADQKTQYENEGYFILRNVISEDLAAQLRGVIRNVLMLPNAGEFADYDPMDPMEDSPQGRIARFRKLANFCIESPLIWHNIHAGSAVLNIARYFLGDDIIMKYNSCFLKPARTGAATPWHQDNGLWRDGETKPFNFWIPLEPATRENGCMQFIPGSHKTEIVEHVLYPDSIHGELPRETVQEMIEKRGIHHIELDTGDAVIWHSSMWHYSPPNKSEKSRIAVAGVYTNPEIAKARKRSWHNYRWVMKNGGVCTQFPPEIVPAENEPFEQPKPFPPAKDD
- a CDS encoding LamG domain-containing protein; this translates as MKQIYWLVIIGILCVGVNPLSAELLDDAVGIWLFDEGKGGVAADTSGNGNDGAITGAKWAEGKFGDALEFEPPQVVTVEASDSLNFKNQMTIATWVYMNKGVSDTAIRRNGSYLLEVQSGGERVPGGYVFGIWSGGGFTGGVWGKTVVEPEKWYHIVGLYDGSEMKLYVNGTLESAVKQGGDVDQAGELLFGTFGGEKFIGRLDEVVFFNRGITEAEITELMKGVEAVLPVSPNGLLTTTWGRLKDR
- a CDS encoding redoxin domain-containing protein gives rise to the protein MGEGLDLGALAPEFSLPDGDGEFHSLSEYRGQKLVILFYRTGT